The following proteins are co-located in the Onychomys torridus chromosome 6, mOncTor1.1, whole genome shotgun sequence genome:
- the LOC118586401 gene encoding chymosin-like, protein MRCFVLLLALLAISQSHVVTRIPLHKGKSLRNTLKERGLLEDFLRRHQYEFIKKGSNTGMVASEPLTNYLDSEYFGTIYIGTPPQEFTVVFDTGSSELWVPSVYCSSRVCQNHHRFDPSKSSTFQNLSKPLYVQYGTGRVQGFLGYDSVTVSDIVVPHQTVGLSTEEPGEIFNYSPFDGILGLSYPSLASKNSVPIFDNMMKRHLVAQDLFSVYMSRNDQGSMLTLGAIDQSYFVGSLHWVPVTVQGYWQFTVDRITINDEVVACQGGCPAVLDTGTALLAGPDGDILTIQQAIGAVQGQYGQFKIDCWRLGIMPTVVFEIHGRKFPLPPSAYTNQEPDSSCSSGFKFGTQMWILGDVFIREFYSVFDRANNRVGLAKAI, encoded by the exons ATGAGGTGCTTTGTGCTGCTCCTTGCTCTCCTCGCCATCTCTCAGAGCCATGTGGTCACCAG GATCCCTCTGCACAAAGGGAAGTCTCTGAGAAACACCCTGAAGGAGCGTGGACTGCTGGAGGACTTTCTGAGGAGACACCAGTATGAGTTCATCAAAAAGGGCTCCAATACCGGGATGGTGGCCAGTGAGCCTCTGACCAACTACCTAGAT AGTGAGTACTTTGGAACGATCTACATTGGGACACCACCCCAGGAGTTCACGGTGGTGTTTGACACGGGCTCCTCGGAACTCTGGGTACCCTCTGTCTACTGCAGCAGCAGAGTTTGTC AAAACCATCACCGCTTTGACCCATCCAAGTCCTCCACCTTCCAGAACCTGAGCAAGCCCCTGTATGTCCAGTATGGCACTGGCAGAGTGCAGGGCTTCCTGGGCTATGACTCTGTCACA GTCTCCGATATTGTAGTTCCCCACCAGACTGTGGGCCTGAGTACCGAGGAGCCAGGTGAAATCTTCAACTACTCTCCATTCGATGGCATCCTGGGGCTGTCctacccttctctggcctccaagaacTCAGTACCCATATTTGACAACATGATGAAGAGGCACTTGGTCGCCCAAGACCTGTTCTCTGTTTACATGAGCAG GAATGACCAAGGGAGCATGCTCACGCTGGGGGCCATCGATCAGTCCTACTTTGTAGGCTCACTGCACTGGGTGCCTGTGACTGTACAGGGATATTGGCAGTTCACAGTGGACAG GATCACAATCAATGACGAAGTGGTGGCTTGTCAAGGTGGCTGCCCTGCCGTTCTGGACACAGGCACTGCCCTGCTGGCGGGTCCTGATGGAGACATCCTAACTATCCAGCAGGCCATTGGGGCTGTGCAGGGCCAGTATGGCCAG TTTAAAATCGACTGCTGGAGGTTGGGCATCATGCCCACAGTTGTCTTTGAGATCCATGGCAGGAAGTTCCCACTGCCACCCTCAGCCTATACCAATCAG GAACCGGACTCCTCCTGTTCCAGTGGCTTCAAGTTTGGTACCCAGATGTGGATCCTGGGGGATGTTTTCATTCGGGAATTCTACAGTGTCTTCGACAGGGCCAATAATCGTGTTGGGCTGGCCAAGGCTATCTGA